A window of Babylonia areolata isolate BAREFJ2019XMU chromosome 2, ASM4173473v1, whole genome shotgun sequence contains these coding sequences:
- the LOC143300442 gene encoding uncharacterized protein LOC143300442 isoform X2: MSSAKTPGKSVLTLDQRRDYANDFVRLDSNGDGWLSRGEFADWAMGLAGLNVTDKQLEAIFRLVDINEDGKITLDEYYKVLELAHQPPTKNTEAEEIFNMMDRNLDGFLSVDELLAGLHECGYNLTRREVEKFAANLDRDQDGKISMEEFLAAFE, translated from the exons ATGAGTTCAGCAAAAACGCCAGGCAAAAGCGTGCTGACGCTGGACCAGCGACGGGACTACGCAAACGACTTCGTGCGGCTGGACAGTAACGGTGATGGGTGGCTGTCACGTGGCGAGTTCGCGGACTGGGCGATGGGCCTGGCGGGGCTGAACGTCACTGACAAACAGCTGGAg GCCATCTTCCGACTGGTGGACATCAACGAGGATGGGAAGATAACTCTGGACGAATACTACAAGGTTCTGGAACTTGCTCATCAACCCCCCACAAA gaACACAGAAGCAGAAGAGATCTTCAACATGATGGACAGGAACCTGGACGGCTTCCTGTCAGTGGACGAACTGCTGGCAGGACTCCACGAGTGTGGCTACAACCTCACgcggagagaggtggagaagttCGCCGCCAACCTCGACAGAGACCAGGACGGGAAGATCTCTATGGAGGAATTCTTGGCAGCTTTTGAATGa
- the LOC143300442 gene encoding uncharacterized protein LOC143300442 isoform X1, translated as MSSAKTPGKSVLTLDQRRDYANDFVRLDSNGDGWLSRGEFADWAMGLAGLNVTDKQLECSDMTAGHLPTGGHQRGWEDNSGRILQGSGTCSSTPHKEHRSRRDLQHDGQEPGRLPVSGRTAGRTPRVWLQPHAERGGEVRRQPRQRPGREDLYGGILGSF; from the exons ATGAGTTCAGCAAAAACGCCAGGCAAAAGCGTGCTGACGCTGGACCAGCGACGGGACTACGCAAACGACTTCGTGCGGCTGGACAGTAACGGTGATGGGTGGCTGTCACGTGGCGAGTTCGCGGACTGGGCGATGGGCCTGGCGGGGCTGAACGTCACTGACAAACAGCTGGAg TGTTCTGACATGACTGCAGGCCATCTTCCGACTGGTGGACATCAACGAGGATGGGAAGATAACTCTGGACGAATACTACAAGGTTCTGGAACTTGCTCATCAACCCCCCACAAA gaACACAGAAGCAGAAGAGATCTTCAACATGATGGACAGGAACCTGGACGGCTTCCTGTCAGTGGACGAACTGCTGGCAGGACTCCACGAGTGTGGCTACAACCTCACgcggagagaggtggagaagttCGCCGCCAACCTCGACAGAGACCAGGACGGGAAGATCTCTATGGAGGAATTCTTGGCAGCTTTTGA